One window of the Triticum dicoccoides isolate Atlit2015 ecotype Zavitan chromosome 3B, WEW_v2.0, whole genome shotgun sequence genome contains the following:
- the LOC119279602 gene encoding general transcription and DNA repair factor IIH helicase subunit XPB1-like, whose translation MKLRKPMIYGATSHAERTRILYQFKNSPEVNTVFLSKVGDNSIDIPEANVIIQISSHAGSRRQEAQRLGRILRAKGKHQDRMAGGKEEYNAFFYSLVSTDTQEMYYSTKRQQFLIDQGYSFKVITSSPPPDEGPNLSFHTLDEQLDLLGKVLSAGDDMIGVEHLEEDSDGKALLKARRSAGLMSAFSGAGGMVYMEYNTGKGKGAKKKDPAKRHTLFKKRYT comes from the exons ATGAAGCTCCGTAAACCAATGATTTATGGTGCCACAAG CCATGCGGAGAGGACAAGAATTTTGTATCAGTTCAAAAACAGTCCAGAAGTCAACACTGTTTTCCTCTCTAAG GTTGGTGATAACTCCATTGATATCCCAGAGGCAAATGTAATCATACAAATATCGTCTCATGCTGGTTCCCGGCGTCAAGAAGCTCAACGGCTGGGACGTATTCTCAGGGCAAAG GGTAAGCATCAAGATAGGATGgcaggtggaaaagaagaatacaaTGCCTTTTTCTATTCTCTTGTATCAACTGACACACAG GAAATGTATTATTCAACAAAAAGGCAACAATTCCTTATCGATCAGGGATATAGTTTCAAG GTCATCACTAGCTCGCCGCCACCTGATGAAGGACCTAACCTGAGTTTTCACACGCTCGATGAACAGCTTGACCTTTTAGGCAAA GTGTTGAGTGCAGGGGATGACATGATTGGTGTTGAGCACTTGGAAGAGGATTCTGATGGCAAGGCTCTTTTGAAAGCTCGGCGCTCTGCTGGATTAATGAGCGCATTTTCTGGAGCGGGTGGAATGGTCTACATGGAGTACAA CACTGGGAAGGGCAAGGGAGCGAAGAAGAAGGACCCGGCTAAGAGGCATACGCTGTTCAAGAAACGCTACACTTAG